Genomic window (Ananas comosus cultivar F153 linkage group 1, ASM154086v1, whole genome shotgun sequence):
TTCTATCTTTGAAGGATCCACTGAAATACCTTCCTTAGACACAATATGTCCGAGGAAGGAAACACTTTGcaaccaaaattcacactttttaaaCTTAGCGTAGAGTTTCCTTTGTCGAAGAGTTTCCAAAACTATCCTGAGATGTTTCTTATGCTCAGCTGAACTGCTAGAGTACACCAGAATGTCGTCTATGAATACGACAACAAACTTATCCAAGAAGGGTTTGAATACTCTATTCATCAGATCCATGAAAGCGGCTGGAGCGttagtcaatccaaaaggcattaCCAGGAACTCGTAATGCCCATAGCGTGTGCGAAAAGCAGTTTTGGGTATATCTTCGGCTCTGACCTTCAGCTGATGGTATCCTGATCGTAGATCAATCTTGGAAAAGACTTCTGCACCtcgaagctgatcaaataagtcgtcgattctTGGTAAGGGGTATCGATTCTTCACAGTCATTCTGTTTAGCTCACGATAATCGATACATAATCTCATAgtaccatccttcttcttgacgaaaaGTACTGGAGCGCCCCAAGGAGAGACACTCGGTCTGATGAATCCCTTGTCCAGAAGTTCCTGAAGTTGCATTTGCAGTTCCTTGAGCTCAACTGGTGACATCCGGTAAGGTGTCTTTGAAATTGGATTTGTTCCTGGAGCTAAATCAACACGAAATTCAATCTCCCTATCTGGCGGTAGCCCAGGGAGGTCCTCTGGAAAAACATCCGGAAATTCATTTACTACCGGGATGTCTTCTAATCTCGGAGTAATTAAATTCAGATCTTTCACCAGAGCCACAAATCCAGCGCAGCCACTCCTTAAGAGACGAGTAGCTTGCAAGGAAGAAATGATCGGAGGTGGGGTGTAAGCTCCATTCCCAAGAAAAGCAAAATTTGCCTCCCCAGGAATGTTGAATTCCACCCGCTTCTCCCGACAATTCAAAGTAGCAAAGTGGGACGAAAGCCAGTCCATCCCCAAAATCACATCAAAGTCTCGCATGTCCATAACATGGAGATTTGCCAATAAGCTCCTATTATCCAATCTGACCATGCTCCTACAAACTCGGTCAATCACAAACTCCTCCCCCAAAGGTGTACCAACACATAAAGTATAATCCAAAGGTTCAGAGGGTAACATAGACTTTCGAACAAAAGCAGAAGATACAAAAGAATGTGTAGCTCCAGAATCAAAGAGAATATAGGCAAAAGCAGAATTTACGGGCAGAATACCTGAGACCACGGCATTAGATGCCTGGGCATCCTGCTGAGAGAGAGCCTGGACACGACCCTGCGTTCGAGGCCTTCCACCTCTAGGCTGACCAGTAGGAGGGGCACGATCACGACCGGCTGAAGCAGCAAATTTCTCCTGAGGCTTGGATCCAGTGCTAGAGTCAGTGCTAAGTAAAGGGCACTGAGCTATCCGATGGTTCAAGTCGCCGCATCTGAAGCAACCACCAGTCACATGTCTGCAGTCGGAATCCTTATGTGACCCTCCACAAACTGAGCATTTTGACTTCTGATCCCGATTTGGTGGTCCACCATGAGGAGCTGGCGTATTACGCGATCTCCCAGAATCACTAGATCTGTCCGACCCTCTTGCATTCCGATCTCCCTTTCTGAAAGaatctctatttctcttcttctgaTTTGCATTGCGCTCCTCTCGAGTCTGTCTCCATACTGAATCTAAGGATTTTGCCCTTGAGACAACCTCGTCGTATGTCTCAAGGTGTAGAGGCGCAAGACCAGTACGGATATATCCATTCAGTCCTTCTTCAAACCTTTTGGCCCTCGATTCGTTATCATCCACCAATTTTGGGGCAAATTGAGAAAGTCGATCAAACTCGGCCTCGTACTCCTCTACAGACGTTGACCCTTGCTTTAGATCTAGAAATTGCCTCTCGAGCTGACGAAGTTTACTCCTTGGAAAGTACTTAGCATAAAACGCCGATCGAAAATCCTTCCACGAAATGGCTGATAAGTTGCTACCGCGAGTCCTCAACTCGCTTTCCCACCAATTATTCGCTCTGCCTTGAAGCATGAATGTCCCAAATCTGACTTTCTCTTCATCGGTGCACTGCATGGCCGTAAATGCTTTTTCCATCTCCTTGATCCAATTTTCCGCTTCATCCGGATTTGTAGCGCCGGAAAAAGGTGGAGGAGCAGACTTCTTAAATTCATTGATGCTCCTTTCTCGAACTCTGGAACTTGACTCCGCGGCACTAGGAGCTGGATTCTGTTGTAAATTTTGCTGCTGAGTCTGAACTAGTCCGACAACAGCTTGTATCAGGGTGGCGACCAGGGGGTCCATCGTGCTGCTCTGCGGTAAAGTGGCGGAGTGGGTGGGAATAGTAGGTTGTGGCGACGGTGGAACAAAACCAGAAGGTGCAGTCGACGGCGGAAACGAAAAGGTAGTGGGAGCGGCCGTCGAAGGTATCCCCGTACTGAAAGTCTGCTGCAGCGGTGGAACAAAAGCCGAAGGGTTCGTTGGAGGCGCTATGGTTGACTGAAGCGGATTCTGGATAGGTGGAACGGCTGCCGAGGACGTGGTATTCAAAAGTGAGGCTAAGGTGACGTCTAGATCTGCATCTCCGGATCTGGCTGGAGGCGGGTTCCTCGGTTGCTCATTATTGGTGTTGCTACGACGGGTCGGACGCACCATCTTAATAAGAGAGGGTATCACAAACACGAAAATGCAAAACATTAACGAAAACTATAAACAATAATCAAATAGGATCAAACACGCGCCTACTTTTTACCCATCCTCACACGTCCTAATAAACTCTCACAATCCTATACCTTAAAGTTACAAAAGATCTTAAacctaagctctgataccattctgctgtcacgccccaaactCGAGGCATAACAGATGCCGCATATCTACTATATTAGtaaatatgcaaggctacagaGTCAACAATTAAcaaacaaaagatgatcataaagAAAATTTCTATTAAATCCAAATAGTCGAAGATGAGGCTAACAATTTAATTGCAACTAAATCAACTGAAGTATCCTATAAGCAAAACTAAAGTTTATGATGCAACACAACCGAAATTGTTCTAACAGATATTGTAGGTACGAAGAAACAATAAAGTAGAACAGATAACGAATGATTATCTACGAAGTTCAAGTTCATATCTAAATGCAATAGAAATAAGACGAAGAGGCTAGAATCAAATCTAGCTACATCTAACGTTCACTGTCTCCCAGCCCGCCCTGCGAATCGGTCTCAGTACCTGGGTAAGCAatcatacaccacattagtcggattaagcatacaaaAATA
Coding sequences:
- the LOC109719176 gene encoding uncharacterized protein LOC109719176 — translated: MVRPTRRSNTNNEQPRNPPPARSGDADLDVTLASLLNTTSSAAVPPIQNPLQSTIAPPTNPSAFVPPLQQTFSTGIPSTAAPTTFSFPPSTAPSGFVPPSPQPTIPTHSATLPQSSTMDPLVATLIQAVVGLVQTQQQNLQQNPAPSAAESSSRVRERSINEFKKSAPPPFSGATNPDEAENWIKEMEKAFTAMQCTDEEKVRFGTFMLQGRANNWWESELRTRGSNLSAISWKDFRSAFYAKYFPRSKLRQLERQFLDLKQGSTSVEEYEAEFDRLSQFAPKLVDDNESRAKRLERSAMQIRRREIEILSEREIGMQEGRTDLVILGDRVIRQLLMVDHQIGIRSQNAQFVEGHIRIPTADM